The Methanoregula sp. UBA64 genome contains the following window.
CAACCTTTTTTTATCACAACTGTTCGAAGTCCCCTCGGGTCGATCTTACTGCCTTCCAATTGCTGCCTCAATCTCCGATTTCAGTTTCCAATTAATGGAACTCTAAAAGATAAAATTAATAATATCACATTCTCGATACAAAAGGGGAAGTTGGATTAATATTATGAGCGGATTATCCCAGTTTAAAATTAAACTCTACGCAGACGGGGCAAATCTCCAAGACATGATTGAAGAATATGAGAACGGGATTGTAAGTGGTTTTACCACAAACCCTACCCTAATGAAAAAAGCCGGGGTTAAAAATTATGCAGAATTTGCGAAAGCCGCGATTAACGCGATTCCGGATCTTCCGATATCATTTGAGGTTTTTTCTGATGATTTGTTCGGCATGGAATGCGAGGCTAGAAAAATTGCTAACTGGGGAAAAAATATTTACATTAAAATTCCCGTAACGAACACAAAAGGGGAAAGCACCGTTCCACTAATAATGAAATTATCCCATGAGGGCCTGAAACTAAATGTAACCGCCATTTTGACTCTCGATCAGGTAAAGACGATTGCGGTGGCGATTTCCAAAGATACATCTAGCATCGTTTCAGTATTTGCTGGTCGCATCGCGGATACTGGTAGGGATCCGATGCCTA
Protein-coding sequences here:
- a CDS encoding transaldolase, which produces MSGLSQFKIKLYADGANLQDMIEEYENGIVSGFTTNPTLMKKAGVKNYAEFAKAAINAIPDLPISFEVFSDDLFGMECEARKIANWGKNIYIKIPVTNTKGESTVPLIMKLSHEGLKLNVTAILTLDQVKTIAVAISKDTSSIVSVFAGRIADTGRDPMPIMRESAKILKSNPKVELLWASTREILNISQAELCGCHIITIPNDILKKVPQVGKDLDLVSIETVKDFYTDAQNAGYRI